The Chitinophaga lutea genome contains the following window.
CAACGCATTGGGGGAACGGGTCACCCATGAATTGAAGTAATGCGATACGTTGATGGTGGTAGACCAGTTAAAACCTCCGGCCTTGTTGCTCACGATATTTTTGGTGTTCAGGTTCACGTCCCAGCCCCGGCTGCGTGTTTTACCGGCATTGCTCGCTACCTGCGATACGGGGAAGTCCGTCAGCAGGGGCACTTTGGTGAGCAGGTCAACGATCGTTCTGTTAAAATAATCGAACGAACCGCTGATCCTGTTCTGGAGCACCTGGAAGTCCAGACCCACGTTGATATCCCGCTGCGTCTCCCAGCTGAGGTTTTCATTACTGAGCTGGTCGAGCGTAACGCCGGGCAGGCTGGTGTTGCCGAATACGTAAGGGCTGTTGGAGGTGTAATAGGAGAACGCGCTGCCGCCGATGTTGCTGTTGCCGGTGGTGCCATACCCTGCCCTGAGTTTCAGGAAGTTGATGGCTGGTATGTGATTTTTGATGAAGTTCTCTTCGGAAATAATCCACGCGGCGGATACGCCGGGGAAGGTGCCCCATTTTTTGTTGGCGGCGAAGTTGGACGCGCCGTCTCTCCGGAGGCTGGCGGTAAGGATGTATTTGTCCGCCAGTTCATAGATCACGCGGCCGAAGTATGATTTCCAGATACGGGTGGGGTTCTGGTAAGAGCTCACGCCCGGCCTGGGCGCGGTGCCATAGCCGATGTTGTAGAACAGGAAGTTGTCCGTCGGGAAACGGTCGTTATACAGGCCGAGGCCGTCCCAGTCGCTTACCTGGTAAGAATGCCCCACCAGGGCCTGGATGCTGTGGATGTCGCCGAACTGTTTGGTATAGTTGGCGGTTATTTCAGACAGCTTGGACACGGAGTTGCTCTCGTTGATGGAGGCCTGTCCGCCTGAACGGGCGCCATACAGGAAAGATTTGGGCAGATAGGCGTACCGCTTGCTGGCAGACTGATCGTAGCTGTAGTTGTACTTCAGTTTCAGCGAGGGTATCACGTTCCATTCCGCATAACCGGAAGTGAGCAGGCGGCTGCTTTTCGTGTAATCCGTGATGTCGAGGAAAGAGAGCGGGTTCGGCGAATTCTGATAATCCGGGTTGATGGGATAATTGCCCTGCGCGTCTTTCAGCGGCATGGTAGCGGGATAATAGAATGCGGACAGCACCATGCCGGAGTATTCGTTCTGCTGTGTGCCCACGTTGGCGTTGTCCGCCTTGGAGCCGGACGCGATCACGTTCACGCCTACTTTCACGAACGGGGAGATCGCCTGGTCGAGACTGATGCGTCCGCCATAGCGGGTAAAATTGGAATGCTCCAGTACGCCCTGCTGGTTGAGGTAGTTGCCCGAAACATAATAGCGGGTTTTGTTAGCCATGCCGGAGAGCGATATATTATGCTGCTGCGTGAATCCCTTACGGGTAATGGCATCCACGGCATTGGGCTGCATACGCGTGGTATCGATCTGCGTTTGCGTATACTTGGGCTTGAAGGGCGTAACGGTAGCCGGATCGGTGTTGCCGTACGGAGCGATCTTGTTATCGAACATCCACTTCTCATACCCGATCTTGTTCCTTTGCTCCATATATTCCTTCGTATTCAGGATGTCGTAGAACTTGAAGATGTCCTGGAAAGAATGGTTCACGTCGTATTCCAGCTTAGGTTTGTCGCCTTTCCCCTGTTTGGTGGTGATGAGCACAACGCCCGCGCCTGCCCGTGCGCCGTAAATGGCGGTGGCGGAGGCGTCTTTGAGGAAGTCGATGGACTCGATGTCGTTCGGGTTGATGAAGTTCAGCGGCGAACGGTCTACGCCCGAGCTGCCGTAACGGGTGCTCGAGGAAGGTTCTCCCGCGTTGTCGTTGATGATCACCCCGTCTACCACATAGAGCGCGCCGGGCGAAGCAAAGGAAGGATTGCTCCGTATCTGCAGGCTCACACCCGCGCCGGGCTGGCCGCTGCTCTGGATCGCCGAGATGCCGGACGCACGGCCCGCCAGTGCCTGCACGATGTTGGTGGATGCGGCCGTGTTCAGTTCAGCTGTTTTTACGGAAGAGATCGCACCGGTCACCGTCTTTTTCTTCACGGAACCATAGCCGATCACCACTATTTCCTGCTGTTGCGTTACCAGCTCTTTCAGCACCACGTCCACCGTCGTATTGCCGTCGATGGCCACTTCTTTCGTTTCCTTGCCGATGAAGGAAAAAACAAGCGCCTGGGCGGCATTCTCCGGTACCTGGATGGTGTACTTGCCGTTTGCGTCGGTACTGGTGCCGAGGCGGGTGCCTTTTACCTGCACGGTCACCCCGGGCAGCGGCAGGCCGCTTTCATCCGTTACCCGGCCCGTTACCCCGATGCGCACGGGGGCAGTGGCCACCACTTCCTTCTGGTTGACCACCACCACTTTGTCGACGATGTTGTATACCAGCGGCTGGTCTTTGAAACAAAGCGCCAGCACGTCCTGCAGCGAAGCGTTGCTCACCTGGATGTCCAGCTTGCGGGCCTGCTTCAGGAGTTTTACATTATACCAGAAAGAGTAGCCGGTCTGTTTTTCGATTTTGGAGAACAGTTTCTCCAGCGGAATGTTCCGCTCGTGTATCGTAATGGTCTGCGAGCTGGCGATGGCGGGTAACTCGAGACCGATGATTAATAAAAGTGCCGCCAGTTTCATGAGTAGCAGTTTTGTTAGTCTGTTTCGGAACAGCGGGACTTGGACGTATCCCCCGCCTGCTCCCGGAAAGTTTTTTTCAGGGAAAGCATGTAATTGCATAGCTTTGGTTGTTTGGATTTAAATGAACATTCTGAGAAAAGGAATACCGTTCGGTCCAAATGCTGCCGCTTCATCTCGTACATGAAGCGGTTTTCATTTTGCAGGACCGGTGTGTGTGGAATACAGTAAAACGCAGGTGATAATTTACCCTGTAGGCATAATTAGATGTTTGGTTGAATGTGAATAAATCATTGTTGTTACGGCTACGATCTGATGATCAGTCTGGTGCCTTCTATTCTGAATTGTATACCGCTCAGTTCAAGTACTTTCATCATTTGGGAAGCCGGCGTGTTCCTTGAAACGCGGCCGTTGAAACGGCCATCCGGCACGGGGCCTTCGTACACCACATCCAGGTTGTACCATTTTTCAACCTGCCGCATGATCTGGCGGATATCTGCTTCCTCGAAAACAAAAAATCCGTTTTTCCATCCCATTACCTCGTCCAGGTTCACCTGGCGGGCCAGCGTTATCTGGCCGTCTTTCCCCACGCGCGACTGCTGGCCGGGCGCAAGGAGCTGCGTGGCGGCGCCCTGCTTTACCTGAACGCTGCCTTCGAGCAGGGTGGTCCGTATTTCGGCTTCATCCGCATAAGCATTCACATTAAAATGAGTGCCGAGCACGGCGATCTCCATATCGTTGACCTTGCAGCGGAACGGTATGCGCTGGCCGTTCTTGTCCGCCCTGGCCACTTCAAAATAAGCTTCTCCCGTTACCTCCACGTACCGCTCGCTGCCGGTAAAGGCGACCGGGAAGCGGATAGACGACGCACTGTTCAGCCACACCCTGGTGCCGTCCGACAACGTTAGCTGGTATTGCCCGCCACGCGGGGTGGCCACTTTATTAAAAACCGGCGCTTCATTGCCGCCTGTGCCGGCATTATAGGTAAGCTGACCCGGCAGTTTGATGATCTTCGTATTGCCCTGCTGGCCCACGGAGCCGCTGCCCGCACTGTCGAGGTTCACGCTTGTACCGTCTGCCAGCACCAGCACGGCCTTATTGGTGCCCGGAAGAGCATCCCCGGCCGGCATGGCTGTAGCCGTTGCAGGCGTCTTTTCCCGTTGGGCGGGTGCCCGCCACAACCAAAAGCCCGCAGCCACCAGTACCAGTACGGCCGCCGCAATTTTGGAAAAGAACACGATCCGCGACCGCACCGAAGGGCGTTCCTTCGCGGTAACGGTCTGATACATAAAGTCCCAGTCGATATCGCCCCCTTCCTTTTCAGACGGCAGCTCACTGTACTGCCCGCTGATCAGCTGGCTGAGCGCCTCCCTCCCCGCGGGTGCCCGCAGTTCACTGAACAGTTCTTCCAGCTCCTCGCGGGAGCAGTTTTTATTCGTGTATTGTGTTAACAGGTACCGAAGCCGGTCGTTGGATGGCATAGTCATAATTATCGGCGGGAAAGTGATCCCCCACATCATACAGACTGTTCTAAAAGAAAAGAGTACTGGTGAAACTCAAAAAAATTAATAAAAAGCGGTAAAAACGGTAATCCCCAGCAGTACGGCGGGCTCGTACTGGGTGTGCAGGAAGGTCCGGATAAAGCGGAGAATCTCCACCATGGTGTTTTTGACGGTGGGTACGGATATACCCAGCCGCTGGGCGATCTCCTGGTGGCTGAGCCCATCCCGGCGGCTTAAGTGATAAATGGTCTGTTTGCGGGTAGATAGCCTGGAGAGGGCTTTCCCGACGATGTTGGCGGTTTCGGCGGCCAGCACCGCCTGTTCGGTATACTCCACCTCTTCCTGGATATTGGCCCATACCTGCGTCCGCAGTTTTTTATCGCGCGCCAGCCGGGTGAGGTGATCCATTACCAGGTTATGCGCCATGGTATAGATGTATTTTTTAGGAAATGTTACCCCGGAGAGGGTGCCGCGGCGCCGCCACAGCTTCAGGAACAGCTCCTGCACGATCTCTTCCGAATCGGCGCGGGAATGGGTGAGCTCAAATGCAAAGCTGAACAGCCGCAGCCGGTACAGGTCAAATAACTGCCGAAATGCCGTTTCGTCCCCTCCGTCGATCTGCCGGAAGAGATACGCTTCGTTATGTACCACTGAGTCTTTGTCCATATGTTCACTGAAGGAGTAAATTTAATTTCTTTTTTAAATTCCGGGGGAAAATTGTTTAGAGGCCGTGTGACTTAGCCAGCGGGCATTGTCGCTTTGGGGGATAGCTGCGAGCTGGCGTTGCCGGGCAGCCGTTTTGTAACATACCCTACAAAAAAAGCCCCGGAAAAATCCGGGGCATCGCTTTTCATACAAACATGAGGTTATGGGTTCATTTTCCGACGTAAGGCGGTTTCTTTTTCATTGCTCCAATACGCGCAGTCCAGTTCAAAAAATACGGAGGTGTATGGATGCAGCGATTCCGTTTTCAGCACCAGTACCGAAAACGTTCCGGCGGCGGCGCTCATCTTCCCGAACACCGTATCGTGCAATATCACGTTCACTTTCTGCGGACCGAGCACAGTGGCGATCTCCTTTTCTGCCGCGGTAATGCCGGGTGACAGCGAATCCGTCATATAGGCCAGTTCCGCGTCGCGGTACACGATGGGTTTTACATGTGGTGAGGCCACCAGTTGCCGCTGCACGAATTCCAGCACTTCCGGCATGGCCGCGCCGGTGTTCACCGTAAGGATGCCGGCGTTGGTCTGATCAGGGAAGGCTTTATCCACAATCAGCACCCAGTTGCGGTGGCCGAGCAATGGCAGTTGTTGTTCAACGGTGCGCTGCCAGGATTCCGCAGGCATCGTTGTTCTTTCACCGGCCGTACAACCGGCCAGTAACAGTAAAAAAAACATTTTCCTCATGCGATACCGATTTGAAGGGTACCGTTTTCTTCCACCATTACGGTGTTCTTCAGCCGGATGAGTACGCGTTTCCCTTCCGTTTTAAATTGGGCGGGCACGGCGGCGCCGTTCACGCGTACAGTGACTTTGCCGGGCTTCCATTCCTGCACCAGCTCAAACATCAGCCGACCAACCGGCAGGTTGCCGAAAACCACCTTCAGTTCGTGCTGCTGGCCCGCCGCGCCCGCCTGCTGGCTATAAGTGCCCCAGCCTTCCGCAGCAGTGAAGGCCGCTTTAAAGTTTTCCGGGCTGACGCGCGGCGCAAAGCCGATATACTTTTTCGGGCCGTGGTATTCAAAACCACAGGCGCTGATGAAAGTGCCGTAACTGGCCATCGCGCGAGCGTAGTGATCGCTGCATTCTATTTCGTTGTAGGGGTTTCTTTTGGCGCCATGATACCGGTCGTGGATCACGCGCGTCAGCACAAGGGCCTCGTCTGCCATACCTTCTGCCATCATGTGCGCGGCCACCTGGTGCTCGAATCCCGACATACATTCATGAAAGTATCCCAGCTGCCAGGTCACGTCCTCACCGTAAGGTTTGGGCTCGTTGCGCGGGTTGGTGTTCATGATCATGCCGCCTTCCCCTTCGAGCGCATACGGCCGCCCGCCGGTGTGGGTTTTGATGTAAGGTCCTACGTCCATCGTGAAGTTATATTTCCACAGCGCTTTTAACGCCGACAGCGACTTGTCTCTATCCAGCACCCGTGGCAGGCCCACCTGGAAAGCCCAGCTTTGGCCGTATACCTGGTCGATGTGACAGGTGTTGTAAGAACCGAGTTTTTTTCTTCCCTGCACGGCATCCGGGCGGTGGATAAAATATTCGCCGTTGAACAGCTCTTTTTCCATATTCGCCTTCCCTTTCTGCACATACGCCGCACAGGTTTTCGCAAAGGTGGTATCACCTGTTTCTTCCGCCATGCTTTGCGCGGCGCGCGCGGCGGCGATGCACAGCCCCACTATCCAGGCGATCTCTCCTTCCCATACCGCATCGAGGGTGTTCTCCATGGGAGAATCCGTCATGCCGTCGCCGTTTTTGTCCTGCGCCAGCATGAACTGAACGGCCTTTTTGATTTTCGGCCAGTTGGCGCGCAGGAAAGCATCGTCTTTGCTCATCTGGTGCTCCCGGTAAATACGGAGGATGGTGCCTGCCTGCCCGTCGATGGCGGGGCGGTTTTCATTCTCGGCCCGGAAGATGATGGCGCCGGAATCTTCTTTGAAAGCCACCCCCAGGTCTACGCGCTGGCGCTGGTCTCTTTCGATAGAGGGGAATATGCGCGCAGCGGTGTGCCCGTATTGCCATACGTGCGTACAGGTGCCCGCGCAGGCGCCTACACCTTCCCAGCCCCAGAAGCGGCCGCTGGCAAAGCGGTACGTATTGGCGGTGGCCAATGTGCCGATGTTCACGAAAGTTCTTTCGAGGAACCAGTGCGGCAGCGTGGAATCGTTCCAGGTCTGCTGCCAGCGCTCCGTCAGGGTGGTGAGCCGTTTGAAATGCGCCGCAAGATACGCCGCCGTAGCTGCCGCATCTTTAAACCGGACGGCATACTCAAAACCGCCGTCCGCATCTTTCACCAGCTTTTTCAGGCCGGGATGCGGATTGTTAAAATGCCAGGTGATGAAATAATCCGCCTCCATTGTATCGCCTGGCGCCATCTGCTGCGATACCGCCAGTGCGCCCACCAGCTTATCGTCGCCATCGGCTTCGGCAGCTGCAGCAGTGTTGTTACCGAACGACTCCGCCGTCACCGGCCAGGGGTTGAAGGACGCATGTGTCGTCGCCGCTTTGCCCATCAGGGAAATACTCATGCTTCCGGCATCTTTGGCGGTAAGTAATTCGGCATCCGAAGTGTTGTAGCCAAAATGGATGGACGTAAAAGTATCAGCGGATATTACTTTGCTTTGTTTTTTGCCGCTACCGGCTTTGGCGGTGATCTTATTCACACCGTTCTCCATCCAGCCCACCAGGCTCGCCTGCATGGGTCTACCGGAAATATTTTTGATCTCCGCGCGCAGGATGGTGGCAGGCAACGATGAATCGTCCGCATTCAGCGGCACGAAAGGCGAATATACTTTCAGCCGCACCTCCACCGGCGCGTTTTTGCCGGTATAGGTAATCACCGCCATGGGATAGGCAGCTTCGAAACGGATTTCGTCCCAGTGGTCTTCCCTGAGCTCTCGCACCCAGGTTTTCCCTTCCTGCTCCACCTTCACGGCAAAGCCCTGTTCCAGCACGCGTTTATTGTCCGCCATGGCGGGCTCCACGTATGCGGCGCCATCGCGGACGCGGATCTTACGCAGCTTTGTACCATCGTGCCAGTTCACGGTTTTGGGATCGATGCCTTCGTGGGTGCTTTCGATGGTTTCATTGTACACCTGCCACAGCCAGAGACGGCCGTCGCCACCCACATATACGGTGCCCGCATGCAGGCCGCCCACCGGCATACCGAGAAACTGCAATTCATTGCGGCTTTTGAGGTATGCTGTTGCCGTTCCCCGTTCGTAAAGGGATTTGAGCCAGGCGGTATCGATGCCTTTGTCTGCAGGAATATTATGCAGCGGATATTCTTCAAACGCCACGCCCCTCGCCCACACTGGGATACGGGCAACCGCGAGGCCTGCGGTAAACAGGCCCGCGATTTTCAGAAATTCTCTTCTCGGATGCTCTTGTTTTTTTTCCATCATCTTTGATTTTTCCAGTCTTGGTGCCCGTTGAACTTTTACCAGTTCGGGTTCTGCGGCAGCAGTTTTTTATTCTTGTCTGTTGCGGATTCAGGGATCGGCCAGAGGTAATGTTTTGTTTTATCGAACGTCCTGTTCTGGGCCAGAAAAGCGGGTTTGGTCCAGTCCCCAACAGCATCGGACACTTCGCTGTTGATGCCGTATGCGGGTTTGTTCAGCACGTTTTCCGCGATCTTCCAGCGGAGAATATCGAAATACCGTTTGTGCTCCGCCACGAACTCATGCCGGCGCTCTTCCCGTATCTTTTCGCGCATAGCGGCCTGGTTGCCCAGCAGCGCATTTACCACCGGCAGCCCGGCGCGTTTGCGCACCTCGTTCATAGCCACCGCAATCTGCGGGTTGGCCGGCTCATATTCATTTAGTGCTTCGGCAAGCATCAGCCATGTCTCCGCGTACCGGTAAATCGGAAAATTCGTGTATGAACGCGTCGGATTGGGGTTTTCCGGTTCCGCAAACTTAAGGTACATATACCCGGTGATACCGCCACCTTCGCTGTTCATTTTCTCGGGTTGTTTGTACGACGGATGAGGCTGGTACGGCCTGAATTTGCCGTCGGGCCGCAGGCAAGGCACACCGGGCAACAGGAATGTCTGTTTCATACGCGCATCCCGGTTTTCCCATGGATTGGCTTTGTCGTACAGCGGGGACACGCGGATATGCTGGCCATCAGTGCATTCGTAGGAATCGATCAGGTCGCGGGTAGGGCAAAAGCTCGCCCAGCCCTGCCCCGTGATGGAGCAACCATTGGGCAGGCACAACACGGGCAGCATGTGCACGATCTCATTCGGCACATATTGGTACGCCAGAATCACTTCTTTGTTATTGTTGTTGCTTTCATGCCTGAAAAGATAACTGTAATCGGCCTCGAGCTGATAGCGCTGCATGTTCACTACTTCCTGCGCCGCCTGGGCGGCGGCCTTCCAGAGGGCCGGTTCGTCCTGCCCGGCATGAAATTTCCGGTAGCTGGCCATGTACAGGTACACATCGGCACGCAACATCAGCGCGCCGGCTTTGGTGACGCGGCCCATGTCTTTCGCGTCTGTGTATACCACCGGCAGGTTCGCCACGGCGGAATCGACATTCTGCAACACGTAATTGAGCACTTCCTGTTTGGGACTGCGCGAAAGGGCGGCGTTTTCGAGGCTCACCGGCGTTTCCCTGATAAGCGGAATATCGCCGAAATGTTTCACCATCCTGAAGTACCGCATGGCCAGCGCAAACCGTACTTCTGCGCTCATGCGTTTTTTCAGGTTGGCATCGAGCTCCATCTCCCTGAGCTTGTCAAGCGCATTCAGCGCACGGTAAATAAAATCGTATTTCCATTCTTCCAGCAGATAGGCATCGGCGGCAGATTGGCTGCCCATACTGATATAACCCAATCCGCCTTCGCCCCAGGCGTTAGTCATCACGGAGTTGTCGCTCTGGCAATCTTTCCAGAAATCCCGGCTCGATGGCAAAGTGGCATACACGGCATTCACCCCGGCTTCAGCATCGGCCACGCTTTTCCAGAACGTTTCATTCGAGGGCTCGGACAGGGGGGCCCTGTCGAGGTACTTGGAGCAGCCCTGCATCAATGCCGCGGCCGCCAATAATATATAGACAAAAGATCTTTTCATAATCAGATGCTGTTTTTAGAATTTAAAGTTTGCGCCGAAGGCCATTGTTCTGGAAATGGGATAATATCCTCCTTCCGGGTCGAACCCTTCGTACCTGGTAAAGGTCGCCAGGTTCTGCGCGGATACATATACCCGCAGATAGCTGATCTTCGCACGATCTAGCCAGCTTTTGGGCAGTGTATAACCCAGCTGCATGTTCTGCAGTTTCAGGTAATCCGATTTGCGCAGCCAGAAGCTGGAGTATTTCTGATCGTTGGACGTGTACTGCATCGAAAGGCGGGGATATTTGCCACCGGGATTCTGCGGCGTCCACGAATCCAGGTGCATCGGCCTGGCATTCTGCGACAGGTAAAACGCCCATCCTTCGTAACCGCTGATGTAGCGCATGGTGTTCATCGTACCATACACATTGACGGCAAAGTCAAATCCTTTCCACCCCGCATTCAGGTTGAGGCCG
Protein-coding sequences here:
- a CDS encoding GH116 family glycosyl hydrolase codes for the protein MEKKQEHPRREFLKIAGLFTAGLAVARIPVWARGVAFEEYPLHNIPADKGIDTAWLKSLYERGTATAYLKSRNELQFLGMPVGGLHAGTVYVGGDGRLWLWQVYNETIESTHEGIDPKTVNWHDGTKLRKIRVRDGAAYVEPAMADNKRVLEQGFAVKVEQEGKTWVRELREDHWDEIRFEAAYPMAVITYTGKNAPVEVRLKVYSPFVPLNADDSSLPATILRAEIKNISGRPMQASLVGWMENGVNKITAKAGSGKKQSKVISADTFTSIHFGYNTSDAELLTAKDAGSMSISLMGKAATTHASFNPWPVTAESFGNNTAAAAEADGDDKLVGALAVSQQMAPGDTMEADYFITWHFNNPHPGLKKLVKDADGGFEYAVRFKDAAATAAYLAAHFKRLTTLTERWQQTWNDSTLPHWFLERTFVNIGTLATANTYRFASGRFWGWEGVGACAGTCTHVWQYGHTAARIFPSIERDQRQRVDLGVAFKEDSGAIIFRAENENRPAIDGQAGTILRIYREHQMSKDDAFLRANWPKIKKAVQFMLAQDKNGDGMTDSPMENTLDAVWEGEIAWIVGLCIAAARAAQSMAEETGDTTFAKTCAAYVQKGKANMEKELFNGEYFIHRPDAVQGRKKLGSYNTCHIDQVYGQSWAFQVGLPRVLDRDKSLSALKALWKYNFTMDVGPYIKTHTGGRPYALEGEGGMIMNTNPRNEPKPYGEDVTWQLGYFHECMSGFEHQVAAHMMAEGMADEALVLTRVIHDRYHGAKRNPYNEIECSDHYARAMASYGTFISACGFEYHGPKKYIGFAPRVSPENFKAAFTAAEGWGTYSQQAGAAGQQHELKVVFGNLPVGRLMFELVQEWKPGKVTVRVNGAAVPAQFKTEGKRVLIRLKNTVMVEENGTLQIGIA
- a CDS encoding RagB/SusD family nutrient uptake outer membrane protein; translation: MKRSFVYILLAAAALMQGCSKYLDRAPLSEPSNETFWKSVADAEAGVNAVYATLPSSRDFWKDCQSDNSVMTNAWGEGGLGYISMGSQSAADAYLLEEWKYDFIYRALNALDKLREMELDANLKKRMSAEVRFALAMRYFRMVKHFGDIPLIRETPVSLENAALSRSPKQEVLNYVLQNVDSAVANLPVVYTDAKDMGRVTKAGALMLRADVYLYMASYRKFHAGQDEPALWKAAAQAAQEVVNMQRYQLEADYSYLFRHESNNNNKEVILAYQYVPNEIVHMLPVLCLPNGCSITGQGWASFCPTRDLIDSYECTDGQHIRVSPLYDKANPWENRDARMKQTFLLPGVPCLRPDGKFRPYQPHPSYKQPEKMNSEGGGITGYMYLKFAEPENPNPTRSYTNFPIYRYAETWLMLAEALNEYEPANPQIAVAMNEVRKRAGLPVVNALLGNQAAMREKIREERRHEFVAEHKRYFDILRWKIAENVLNKPAYGINSEVSDAVGDWTKPAFLAQNRTFDKTKHYLWPIPESATDKNKKLLPQNPNW
- a CDS encoding FecR family protein gives rise to the protein MPSNDRLRYLLTQYTNKNCSREELEELFSELRAPAGREALSQLISGQYSELPSEKEGGDIDWDFMYQTVTAKERPSVRSRIVFFSKIAAAVLVLVAAGFWLWRAPAQREKTPATATAMPAGDALPGTNKAVLVLADGTSVNLDSAGSGSVGQQGNTKIIKLPGQLTYNAGTGGNEAPVFNKVATPRGGQYQLTLSDGTRVWLNSASSIRFPVAFTGSERYVEVTGEAYFEVARADKNGQRIPFRCKVNDMEIAVLGTHFNVNAYADEAEIRTTLLEGSVQVKQGAATQLLAPGQQSRVGKDGQITLARQVNLDEVMGWKNGFFVFEEADIRQIMRQVEKWYNLDVVYEGPVPDGRFNGRVSRNTPASQMMKVLELSGIQFRIEGTRLIIRS
- a CDS encoding RNA polymerase sigma factor, translating into MDKDSVVHNEAYLFRQIDGGDETAFRQLFDLYRLRLFSFAFELTHSRADSEEIVQELFLKLWRRRGTLSGVTFPKKYIYTMAHNLVMDHLTRLARDKKLRTQVWANIQEEVEYTEQAVLAAETANIVGKALSRLSTRKQTIYHLSRRDGLSHQEIAQRLGISVPTVKNTMVEILRFIRTFLHTQYEPAVLLGITVFTAFY
- a CDS encoding SusC/RagA family TonB-linked outer membrane protein translates to MKLAALLLIIGLELPAIASSQTITIHERNIPLEKLFSKIEKQTGYSFWYNVKLLKQARKLDIQVSNASLQDVLALCFKDQPLVYNIVDKVVVVNQKEVVATAPVRIGVTGRVTDESGLPLPGVTVQVKGTRLGTSTDANGKYTIQVPENAAQALVFSFIGKETKEVAIDGNTTVDVVLKELVTQQQEIVVIGYGSVKKKTVTGAISSVKTAELNTAASTNIVQALAGRASGISAIQSSGQPGAGVSLQIRSNPSFASPGALYVVDGVIINDNAGEPSSSTRYGSSGVDRSPLNFINPNDIESIDFLKDASATAIYGARAGAGVVLITTKQGKGDKPKLEYDVNHSFQDIFKFYDILNTKEYMEQRNKIGYEKWMFDNKIAPYGNTDPATVTPFKPKYTQTQIDTTRMQPNAVDAITRKGFTQQHNISLSGMANKTRYYVSGNYLNQQGVLEHSNFTRYGGRISLDQAISPFVKVGVNVIASGSKADNANVGTQQNEYSGMVLSAFYYPATMPLKDAQGNYPINPDYQNSPNPLSFLDITDYTKSSRLLTSGYAEWNVIPSLKLKYNYSYDQSASKRYAYLPKSFLYGARSGGQASINESNSVSKLSEITANYTKQFGDIHSIQALVGHSYQVSDWDGLGLYNDRFPTDNFLFYNIGYGTAPRPGVSSYQNPTRIWKSYFGRVIYELADKYILTASLRRDGASNFAANKKWGTFPGVSAAWIISEENFIKNHIPAINFLKLRAGYGTTGNSNIGGSAFSYYTSNSPYVFGNTSLPGVTLDQLSNENLSWETQRDINVGLDFQVLQNRISGSFDYFNRTIVDLLTKVPLLTDFPVSQVASNAGKTRSRGWDVNLNTKNIVSNKAGGFNWSTTINVSHYFNSWVTRSPNALQTLPKYEAPDGPFNAIYGYVSDGIFQGGKAAPAHMPGILPGGIMVKDLNGYDTNGNLTGKPDGRISSADRILLGINGPRYSFGFNNTFSYRNFDLGIFMYGYIQKKYNSDLASSFSTYAQLGQFGWNVLSVVKERWSYDNTTAKYPTGLNDPYGSYASDSDYWLENGSFLRCRDITLGYTVGHGLISKQSVLTGLRLYANVQNPFIITKYRGIDPELQNYLAYPMSRSFTIGLNAKF